AATGGTTGTAATGTTTTTGGGCAGTATATATGcatgtattttattcattCTCCCTAAACCCTTGTGCTGCTTGGCAACCATAGAGATGCATGGACATGTGGGGTTGTTGATCCCAATAGTAGAACTGCAGTGTTATTTGAAATATGCTAATTTGATGCATTGGGTTTTATGCTTAGGAGTACGATTATTCTCTATAGTGAATTGACGAAAAATCCCTGAAATGTAATAGAAATTTTAACGAAGTTAGACGTAAGTGATAAATTGCAACACTTTACATAATGtaaatgattaaaaataaaatttgaaaattcaggtaatatttatataaaattttcaaaatataaatataaatccACCTTAGAGTTacaaattattatataatggGCCCTTTATAAAGTTTACCAGTATTTTTTTTGGCATGGCACTCAATGGAGgttctttataaataaataataataataataataataaataaattttttctttttttctttttttcttcttccattgaATTACGAAAACTGCAGCTTTATAATTTTGGTCAACGGATCAGGCCCACCTTGCATATCTAAACGACCTCTGCCAAACTTTATCTGTAGCTTGTATGTGCATTCCAGTAATTAATTCGATAACTCAAATGATACAATACAAGTAAATATATTCAGTAAGAAAACACTACACAATTGGTTGTATCTGTAGCTTGTATCTGTACAAGTATAATGGTGAAATTATTGTATGGTACAAATCATTACCTTATTCAGTAAGAAAACACTACACAACtggttttattaattattgtaTGGTACAAATCATCACCTTATTCAGTAAGAAAACACTACACAACTGGTTTTATTAATCTTCCACCTTATTCAGTAGGGCATGGTGAATAACATGCCTTGTTCAGTAGGGCATGGTGCTTATCTTTCTTTCAGCATCTTAACGCCAATATACCTGCCCAAAGCACAAAAATTGAAGGGAAAAATAATAGCAGCTTATCAGATTTCATCACGAAAAACCCATATGACTAATTAATTTCTGTTTCGGAGGAGTTATATAGTTGATCATTCCATCCAAACAAATGCTTAAATAAATGATTAAATGTGGATAACATACCTTCCTAACATCATAACGGTGGCCTGAGGATTGGTCCCTGGTGAGAACTTGAATGTGGATCCATCAACAACACGTAAGGCATTGATCCCCTTGACTCGTAAATCCCCATCAACCACCTTTCCCACAAGGCATCCCCCATGGTAGTGCCAAAATGTGGCTACTGTCTCTCGACAAAATGTTTCCACGGATGCGGTATCTGTAAGGTTCTTTGGTAATGGTGGTCCGAAAAAGTTGAAACCATCTGTACCAGGCAAATCTTGAACCTTAAATGGCTTCAACGAATTTGTGCTTAATAAATCACCAATCTTCCTTGTGGCACTAACACAACGAGCAAGATCCAGCGGATTTGAAAAGTAGTTGAAGCGGACATTTGGACCAACTTTGACATCATAGGACGACTGCAGCCTAAGCGAACCATAGGACAAGGGTCCTGGATCTTTGTAGAAAATTTGTCCGTAAGTTGAATTTATCTTTGCGGAGAAAGAAGGATCAGGAAAAATACTAAAGGGTGGAGTAGAAAATGGCAACCCCGAGAAAGTCTCTATGAAGTAATCGCTTGTGATGCCAACGATCTGTACACTAGAGGATTCCAGTTGAAATGGAGGCAATATTGTGATGTAATTACGAGGATTATCACTCATAAACTGTCCAACGTAAGGCTCGGGGTGAACAACTGGGATTTTGATCGATGAAAGGTAGGACTCTGGGCCAACACCACTAAGTAGCAGGAGTTGAGTGCTTCCAATTGCCCCGGCACTCAATATAACCTCTCCCTTACCACGTATGAAGGCCTTATGTGACCTCCCTTTAGAATCACTATACACGATTCCTCTAGCAGACAAACCTGCATGGTTAGAACAGATTGTAGTTATTATCGAATTATTGAAAACCAAAGATATCAATTTACTCTTAATCTAATGGTATTTCTCCTGTCAATGTTTGAATACCCTGCTCGattaacaaagaaattaaagtaaaagatgCAAATATATGAAACATACTTGGTGCGTTGGAAGAGAACATGATTCTCTCTACTGTGGCATGAACTGCAACTCGCAAGTTCTTTGGGTTTCCTAGATTAAGCAATTCCACAGCTCCATGTCTCCATCCCTGATTGTCGAAAAGAGTACCCGAGACCTTAGTTCCTGGAATGTGATTTAAATTATATCCGTTGTCTGGACGAACACCAGCCTCTAACAAACCTTCCTTCACAACAGATTGCCAACGTGATACATTCGGGGGGGTTATGATAGTATTTTCAACCCATTGATAGGCCTTTCTAACCAAATCCATGTCCCATTCAATTCCTGAGTTTCCATAAAAATCTTTATCGGCTCTAGTGTAGAAACCAAAGTTGAGCATGCTTGACCCACCAAGAACCCTGCCTCTTACATTGGCCACACCATCTTCGGATGTGAACCTTTCAGCTGGCGTCTTTCCATCGTCTTCTAGCATGAGAGTTGTAAGAATCTCATCTTGATGCAAAACACTTGGATATGCACTTGGAACACTGCCCTTTTCTAGCAGGAGCACCGAGTACTTCGCTGATAAAGTTGCTGCTAATGGGCAGCCTGCTGTACCCCCTCCAACTACAATGTAGTCGTACACTTCTTCTAATGGCAGATCAGTGGAATTATAGACAAATTTCATGTAGCTTAAATCTGCAAAATATGAAGAGATTGAAGTAACTGATTATGTCAGGAGAACTGTTTGTTatgatgcttttttttttttttttttttgaagaattAGATGCTGAtacccttgtttttttttttttaaaaaaatataattttgggAAGGACGggaaaaactttcaaaaatacgGTGAAAATTTCAtctattatttatttcaatttattaatGTATGTTATTTacattcaataatatgtgaaataCATGAACTTTTCatgtattattaaaaaacTTATAAAAAATAGACGTAATAAAAATGTGTATTTTTCTGAGTATTTGATATGTGtacataaaatgaaaatattttgaaaaaaaaaaaaaaaaaacttaagtACATGTATAATACGAGTATTTATCAAAGTCGAGTGTTTGTTAAAAACTTACCATGATCAGATGGAGTGGCGAATGATTGAACCTTAGATTGAGGATAGAAGACAGACAGGTACAAAAGAAATAGTACAACACCAATTCTTGACTTCTCCATGGCTGACGTTTTTTCTcctgaaaaattcaaaagcatTTTCAACAGCTTTTTCAAGTGGCagtcaacaaaaaaagtcctctttttcttcccttgCATGGAGTTTCTAGATTGTAACAATATAGACCCTAGAGGGCAATTCAAAATTAGCgataataatttgaaattgaaaaacaaaaaacattagtctaacattttttaaaaaaaaatttgaactttcttataaaatccaaattaatcATTTCCTTTCAATCACTCCATCCCATAATTGAACATTATGATATCAACAATCAAATTGAATTAGCCAAAGTAAATTCTTCATGAACCAGGAGCTCGATAACACAGGTTAGCTACATGGAAACACCAGCCATCGAAATTATAATCAAATACCGTTGTATTTCAATTTCGGTGTCTCAAACATacggaaacaaaaaaaaaatatgacaaaataaaaacaaagaaaaccttaTGTGCATGCACATTCCTACATAAGAATTTGTTTTGTATGTTTAGAAGAACTTACAAATGTtcaatcatttaaaaaataaataaataaaaattatgagTAATACTTGCAATGAAAAATACCACCATGTCTATCGATGATTGAAAGAACTCCATGCATATATAATGTGAGTTAGGATTTACCTTAGATCAAATTACTACTTCTGGAGCAAAATGACATAGATCTTCGAGGTCttgttacatatatatatataggccaAGGGGATCAAAATTAGAGAGATGgagtttgattttaattttaattaaggaACCTGAGTCTTCATTTACCCAAGACCACAGGATTAGGCACATCAATTTTTGAAGATAAGGGTTTgacaaaagaaatcaaatacaGGGAAACGAAAATGGGGCGGGGCATGGATAAAGACTCGCAATGAAAAGTCAAATGAATTATACACGTTAAAATGAAACTATGCAGTTGATAGTGTCGTCTGGCAACGTTGCGTCTTTATTTCAACTTCGCTTCTTTTCTAGGAACAAGAAAAACTGCATAcgaataattttcaaatttttttttttttaatatatattatttcattgGTTTAACTTCTATGATAGACCTATCAATAACACATTTCAATACGAAAGCGATGAAAATTAATTCAAAAGTAAAGACGTGTATTATGAATAGCCATTTGAATGTCGAAGACGTATGGCTATATAGGAGGAAGTCGTAATCCGCGTCTTCGAAAAGAAATGGGGTTTCAATGACGCGCATAGAATGTCATTGGAAACTTTTTCAAAACACGACGTTTGTTTCGCGTAGTGAAATTGTGTTTCAATGACACGGATAGCGTGTCGTGGAAACATTTTCAAAACATGACATCTATTCCGCGTCATGGAATGAGGTTTCAACGACGCTGATCGCATGTCATCCTCTTCTTTCCATGGCGCGAGCTTGATGTCATGGATGAGGTTTTGATGGCGTCAATTAGTCGTCATGAAGAGTATGATGTTTTATTTGACGTCGTCTTTTAGGACTTTACATGATGCAGAGAACGCATCATTGAACTTAACGACGTTCATAAGACGtcattgaattatttttcatgacaCAAATCAGACATGTTgaaatgtttatttttatacaaaaattatacatatCCCATCATTTTAATTCTACAAAAGCAACTAATATATAGAAATCAAAACTGAAGATTAGGCTAATATACTTAAGTTAATATTACTCAAAATGATTCTATTACATCATGACAAGTTTAAAActtgtcttttaattttaactaaTCTCACAAAGTCAATCGTATGAAGTTTGAGAAAATTTGACACTTGCACTGTAGTTTGAGAGAGGATGTGATGCTTCATGTCCAAAAGAGGGTATAAATggtacaaaataattataaccACTGTTACCtacattaaaacaaaagatcAGAAATTGGGAATGAAGGTCTAGAAATAACAAGTATGCATGAATAAGAATGATCCAGGTGTGCAAATTCTTGGTCCAAATGGGAAATTTCATTATATAGAAATGTCTTGCCAAACCAAATgccaaataaaacaaaaggaataaAAGAATCCAACAAAACTAATTTTAAGgacaaaaaattcatgaacGAAGTTTGACCAAGAacctagaaagaaaaaaaaaaaaaacaagataaGAAAAAGGTTTAAGCACAAGGAGGGATGGCACAAGAGACTAAACAATGAGTTCACAAAGAATATATCTAATTGCCCATTCTCTGTTTATTTGTGGTAACTTTTTTCACTGTCAAAGACATACTTCCAAATCTCAACATACCTATATAGATTCTTAATTACCCCTCAAGTGTCCATGTACAATAGATGTATATATACAACTTTGTATGTTCAAGGTTCTTTTCTTCTGTAAACAGAGATTCTAAGTATACAACACTAAGATAATATATCTAATAAGATTTCAATGGCATCTAATTAAGTACTACCATTGCATgtgaaactttttcttttttccataCAAACATTGCACTATTTCCTCAAACAATCCaatcaatgtttttttatatccCTGTTGTAGCTGTGTGTAATTAAATGTGCATgtcattagttttttttggtACTTATTAGTGTTTTCTCATACCCCGTACAGCTCTACCAAAACCATCCACTAACTCTTTTAATTTCGTAGCCTCAACCCATATCGattttgaaaagaagaaatttatCTCAAGTATGATTTTAGAATAACCAATAACCAAATTAACTTGACCCAAACATCGATCAATGAACCAAAAATacattttaattcaatttcaatcaCAAGTACACCAACACTTcaaggagaaaaaaaggaaaagaagagtaACTGAGAGTATGAATCTTGCAAATTTGTTAAACTCGTTTTAGCAAATGGTGAGAGTAAAATAAGGTGAACTTGCGCAtcccccaaaaacaaaagcttggGACTTGCTTGTTAACCAAAAAGCCCAAATTATCCCAGAGCTTAAGCCAACAATTCTTTCATTGCCAAGGCAAATGATATGCATGTGCTCAAATGAAGCTTGTTATTTATAAGCCCTCATTTGCCTTTGGTGGCTGGGAGAGTCTTGTCGATTTCCAAcactttttaataaatatatcgaAACTTGCTGGCCCATGTCTAAATTATAGCTCGTATTACCACAAGTAGGAGACAACCTCTCAGGTTAAATACTTGAATACAAAATATATCAACTGGTTAATTTACTTTAGAATTGCggtaaaaaaaactttagaatCATGACTtccatataaataaataaataaaaaataaaaaagggagctgatttttcccatttcatttttgtccacttaccctcccctttgttttttaatactttttaatcaattttgttcctttttgttctttctctttcgtATTCTACCCTTATCTTGAATTAAGGTTTTGATAACTGAAATTAAGAGAAGTTAACATAAGGAATCccttacatttgcatgtctttggtttgaaagttgaggggtttctctgtctttttttggaaaagttttggctttttctaaaagtgaaagtttttgtGTGgctaaaatctaaatttactaaaatagaaataaataaaaaagaagtctcaatgtcttcttctccttcatcaTGTCCTTTTCTAGCTTCTCTTACCCAAAATTACTCTTAGAGAAATTCATGAAATAGAACGATCCTTCTCCTACCAAATTAGCAAATACTCTTTAATTATTGGTGAAAGGTTTAGGGATCAGAGGGCCTTTGGCAAATACTCTTTAACTATCTCTTCCTAAAGAGAAAGCTCCAtcctttcaattatttatgcATCTCCTCGAGACCATTTTACTCACTTAGACATTGGAGGGcttttggccaacaccccccaaATGTGTTCCGTTAACTCTATCTATTTTGCAAATCATTTCATGGGTGTTGACAACAGGAGAATTGCTTCACTAAGTCCCTAATTGCCTgcatttttttgggtgtggaTCAGAGTAGCCTAATGGTTGTAATGTTTTTGGGcagtatatatgtattttattcatttccTCATGTGCTTGTGCTGCTTGGCAACCATAGAGATGCATGGACATGTgtggtgacaggacccgcctcaaattttttgaaacCCGAGACGAATCTTGTGGAAATTACCGATGTCGGGCCCACTTCTAAAACTGTacctttttttccaaaaaggaATAAGGGCACGAGACTTTCTACTGAAATTTCGGCacagtctcccctataaattgaatatttcccaaatttcaacctgcacaaaattcacaatttatatcccaacaggcagcacacacaatataatttcatgcagtCACATAATCGGCCTCCGGCCTTCAAATAATTCGAAACGAAACCACCAACAAATTCTAAACACAATTATGAATGCCAAATGCGAATTCCATCATCCAAATTCCCAAATATTAAACGTACAAAATTTAAACCTCCTAACAAGACTGCATCTTATTTTCACCTAAATTTCAAGACCAACAACAAGATCCGAACCAACCTCTATCACACAACATGAGTAAAGTTTAACCCACGGCTGCACTTAGGCACTatcttaggctgcctacgtacccttaccaAGGGATCAAACCACACATAGTTCTTCATACTAAAACCCGATTCCAAACACATACAATACCTTTATTCATCTCTCTGTtattcacataatctccccatacgccgatactaccaacgccacatatggggtTTGTCAACACTCcagataacctacgccacgtgcgacctcaacatactatcacataatctccacatacgccggtactaccaatGTCATGTATGAAGTCTATTAACACGCTAGATAACCTActccacgtgcgacctcaatatactatcacataatctccacatacgccggtactaccaacgccacatatggggtctgtccgcacaccggataacctacgccacatgggacctaacaatcatataatctccccatacgccggtactactaacgccacatatggggtctgtctcaaagCCGAAAAATCCTACACCACGcgagacctcaacatcatatcacaatatctctcCATAtgccggtactaccaacgccacgtatggggtctgtccgcacaccagataacctacgccacgtgggacctaacaatcataaaatctccccatacacCGGTACTACCAACACCACGTATGGGGTTTGTCTCAACAccggaaaatcctacgccacgcgagacctcaacatcatatcacaatatctccccatacgccggtactaccaacggCACGTATAGGGTTTGttaacacgccggataacctacgccatgtgcgacctcaacatattaTCACAAGATCTTCCCATccgccggtactaccaacgccacgtatggggtctgtccgcacgctggataacctacgccacgtgggacctaacgaACATAGGGTGGTACTTATAGTGGAATCAAAATCTGGGGAGGTACCTAGGGTAGTGcatatagcacttcaaactgacattctaaaCTCTTTTCATACATTTATacctatatttaaatatacaaGTTACTCTAATATTGTATAAACCTCAACATCATCCCAAGTACCCCACACATCACCAATACTTTACCAAAAGTGCTAAATTAactattaattataaaaatagttttcaataaacaattaaattcATATGCCTAACAATTCCATGCtattcatttaaaaataaggaCCAAGAGTTTCCTACGATAGTAATAAACACTCTAAAAATCTCAACCTAGTCAACATGGCTCAACAACGCTTAACACCTGTCATTAGGGTCATTATAATCCTTCTAGGAAGATAAAactacctcggaagactcacggtcaaccaagggtcaaactacccaaaCTTGGTCAAAAAGATATCATGGGGCCCACAAActccaaattccgatccgaaagttcctatgggttttacaaggtataggacactcgtcctgcaagtttggtccaaatcTGACGGTAAGATCGCTCATGATTGCACGATCTGACGATTATtataaacataaactttaaattaataaatcggaacatctgggcctccgattcacgatccttgaattcctacacgatcctagaaatacatagattaacatatattaaattcgaGACCATCCAACGGCCCCAACCTAttgaacccggataacgcgcaatatgcgaaaatccattcgatagtcaaacaacgtccgaattgagatctgtgaaatcctacgcactcatgacaacctaaggatctcatcgaaACAAAGTGCAActccaccaccctc
The window above is part of the Prunus dulcis chromosome 1, ALMONDv2, whole genome shotgun sequence genome. Proteins encoded here:
- the LOC117614649 gene encoding (R)-mandelonitrile lyase 2-like codes for the protein MEKSRIGVVLFLLYLSVFYPQSKVQSFATPSDHDLSYMKFVYNSTDLPLEEVYDYIVVGGGTAGCPLAATLSAKYSVLLLEKGSVPSAYPSVLHQDEILTTLMLEDDGKTPAERFTSEDGVANVRGRVLGGSSMLNFGFYTRADKDFYGNSGIEWDMDLVRKAYQWVENTIITPPNVSRWQSVVKEGLLEAGVRPDNGYNLNHIPGTKVSGTLFDNQGWRHGAVELLNLGNPKNLRVAVHATVERIMFSSNAPSLSARGIVYSDSKGRSHKAFIRGKGEVILSAGAIGSTQLLLLSGVGPESYLSSIKIPVVHPEPYVGQFMSDNPRNYITILPPFQLESSSVQIVGITSDYFIETFSGLPFSTPPFSIFPDPSFSAKINSTYGQIFYKDPGPLSYGSLRLQSSYDVKVGPNVRFNYFSNPLDLARCVSATRKIGDLLSTNSLKPFKVQDLPGTDGFNFFGPPLPKNLTDTASVETFCRETVATFWHYHGGCLVGKVVDGDLRVKGINALRVVDGSTFKFSPGTNPQATVMMLGRYIGVKMLKER